From Vreelandella neptunia, the proteins below share one genomic window:
- a CDS encoding EAL domain-containing protein — MAFQPIVNVNQRQVIYYEALVRGTNGESAFSILGQVTDELMYRFDQACRIKAIELASDLGMQERLSINFLPNAVYEPQACIQATLETAHRVGWPTERLNFEITETERVNDRMHMRTIIESYREMGFTTSLDDFGNGYANLDLLTDLRPDTLKIDRDLVMGCDSDKRRQAILRSLVALAETLGTQLIAEGIETREESRCLLALGIPMQQGYYFSYPNLEALAEIDDAKYD; from the coding sequence ATGGCGTTTCAACCAATCGTCAATGTTAATCAGCGACAAGTTATTTACTACGAGGCGTTAGTACGTGGCACCAACGGCGAGTCCGCTTTTTCAATACTGGGTCAGGTGACCGATGAGCTGATGTACCGTTTTGACCAGGCGTGCCGCATCAAAGCCATTGAGCTAGCCAGCGACCTGGGCATGCAGGAGCGCCTCTCCATTAACTTTCTGCCCAATGCGGTTTATGAACCACAGGCATGCATTCAAGCTACCCTGGAAACAGCGCATCGTGTTGGTTGGCCCACTGAACGGCTCAACTTCGAAATTACCGAAACCGAGCGGGTCAATGATCGTATGCATATGCGTACGATTATTGAGAGCTACCGCGAAATGGGCTTTACCACCTCGCTGGATGACTTTGGCAACGGTTATGCCAATCTCGATCTGTTGACCGACCTGCGGCCCGATACGCTGAAAATCGATCGTGACCTGGTAATGGGATGCGATAGCGACAAGCGTCGCCAGGCCATATTGCGTAGCCTGGTGGCGCTAGCAGAGACATTGGGTACACAGCTGATTGCAGAGGGCATTGAGACTCGCGAAGAGTCGCGCTGCCTGCTGGCATTGGGCATTCCCATGCAGCAGGGCTATTACTTTTCCTATCCCAACCTAGAAGCCCTGGCAGAAATTGACGATGCCAAATACGACTAG